The Pseudomonadota bacterium DNA segment GGGAAGGGACCACAAGCCAATGATCACAACTGTCAATCTTGAAAAAGTTATTGATGGGACCGATCTTAGTCAAGATATCCTTCTTATGCCTTTCGACATAGTATATGTTCCAAGGTCGCCTATCGCAAATGCTGACCTGTGGGTAGATCAATATATAAGACGACTCTTACCATTTGCTTTGCCGACGCCACTCCCTACGCCTACTATAACTTATTGATATGACAGGACAAGAACAAACATATAGTTTACGCGATATTTTATCGATATTCTTCAAGCATAAATACAAGATTATTTTTTGTTTTTTCCCTATCGTTATTATTACTTCCGTTATTGCTTTGGCTTTGCCTGTGCACTATGTAGCAAAAACAGTTATTATGGTGAAGCCGGGAAGAGAATTTGCTCCTTCATCGGACCTCATAGCCAATGAAAATAAACTGCCTATAATCAGTACTGAAACAATTGTCAATACAGAAATCCATATTCTTACAAGTAATGATTTGATTGCTAAGGTCGTAAGTACTATTGGAGTATATAATATATATCCAGAACTCAAAGGCAAAGGCCTGTCTTTACAGGCTGCAGAAAGTTCAGCGGTAGAGAGGATTATTCAGGACCTGCTGATAAAGCCAGTACCGGGCAGCAGTACGATTGAAATTTATTGTAGAAATGCTAACCCTAAGGTGGCAGCTAATTTGGCAAATGCATTAACTCAGTACCTTAATGACAAGCACCTCGAGGTTTTTGGAACAAAAAAAACCCTCTTTATAGAAGAACAGCTAAAAGCCAATGAGGTAAAATACAGAGAATCTATGAATAAATTAAATACATTTAAAGAAACAAACCAAATTACAAGCATTAAAGAACAATATTGGTTTATTATCGGAAAAAGAACAGAGTTAGAATCAACCTTGAAAATTGAGGAAAGCAAGCTGGAGGAGT contains these protein-coding regions:
- a CDS encoding Wzz/FepE/Etk N-terminal domain-containing protein, translated to MTGQEQTYSLRDILSIFFKHKYKIIFCFFPIVIITSVIALALPVHYVAKTVIMVKPGREFAPSSDLIANENKLPIISTETIVNTEIHILTSNDLIAKVVSTIGVYNIYPELKGKGLSLQAAESSAVERIIQDLLIKPVPGSSTIEIYCRNANPKVAANLANALTQYLNDKHLEVFGTKKTLFIEEQLKANEVKYRESMNKLNTFKETNQITSIKEQYWFIIGKRTELESTLKIEESKLEELRKKISFLKSQKKKAVADLYTAHVGGRLVDLEAKETQLLATYKENSRPVINLRKEIQRVKDALRQYEEEQKESQEWSTLEADVGPQNLKIENLRQQIIRLDKQLASLSSSSEELNRLERDVAVSQTNYEAYLKRHEEQMIAEDMDRRKITNIQVVERASVPVSPVKANQRRVIGIGMFLAAAASLGLAYLAEYLPQCMTTPEAMNRRLRLPVLIAVSYKMPRR